One Sphingomonas endolithica genomic window, GATCGACAAGGCGGCGCTCGAGCGTAATGCGCGGTTGCTCGAATCGGTGCTCGACGATTTCCACGTCAAGGGATCGATCGTCGAGGTACGGCCAGGCCCAGTCGTCACGATGTACGAACTCGAACCCGCCAGCGGCATCAAGGCCAGCCGCGTGATCCAGCTCGCCGACGATATCGCGCGCAACATGTCGGCGATCTCGGCGCGCGTGGCGACAATCCCGGGGCGCACGGTGATCGGCATCGAACTGCCCAATGCCAAGCGCGAAATGGTCGGCTTGCAGGAACTGATCGGATCGCAGAGCTTCGAGGATCAGGCGGCATCGCTGCCGCTGGTACTGGGCAAGAACATCGCCGGCGATCCAGTGATCGCCGACCTAGCGCCGATGCCGCATCTGCTGGTCGCGGGCACGACGGGCTCGGGCAAGTCGGTGGGCTTGAACTGCATGATCCTGTCGCTGCTCTATCGGCTGACGCCGGATCAGTGCCGCATGATCATGATCGATCCCAAGATGCTCGAACTCAGCATGTACGAGGATATCCCGCATCTGCTGTCGCCGGTGGTGACCGATCCGGCCAAGGCGGTACGCGCGCTGAAATGGGCGGTCGAGCAGATGGAGGACCGCTATCGTCAGATGTCCTCGGTCGGCGTGCGCAGCCTTGCCAGCTTCAACGAAAAGGTGCGTGCGGCCAAGGCCAAGGGCCAGCCGCTCGGGCGCAAGGTGCAGTGCGGCTATTCCGATACCGGCCAACCGATCTACGAGGAAGAGACGCTCGATTTCGTGCCGCTGCCGCAGATCGTGGTGATCGTCGACGAGCTTGCCGATCTGATGATGACCGCAGGCAAGGAAGTCGAATTCCTCATCCAGCGCCTGGCGCAGAAGGCACGCGCGGCGGGCATCCACCTGATCATGGCGACGCAGCGCCCCTCGGTCGACGTCATCACCGGCGTGATCAAGGCGAACCTGCCGACGCGGATCAGCTTCCACGTCACGTCGAAGATCGATTCGCGCACCATCCTGGGCGAACAGGGCGCCGAACAGCTGCTGGGCAAGGGCGATATGCTGTACATGCCCGGCGGCCGCGGCGTGGTGCGCGTGCACGGCCCGTTCGTCAGCGATGACGAAGTGCGCGCCGTCGCCGATCACTGGCGCGCGCAGGGCCAGCCCGATTACATCCAGTCGGTCACCGAGGAGCCCGAAGAGAGCTTCATCATGGACGGCGCGCCGACCGGCGAGGATTCGACCGAGGACCAGCAGTATCGCAGCGCCATCCAGCTGGTCGTGGAAAGCCAGAAGGCCTCGACCTCCTGGCTGCAGCGGCAACTGCGCATCGGCTACAATTCCGCCGCTCGGTTGATCGAACGCATGGAGAAAGACGGCGTCGTCGGCCGCCCGGACCATGTCGGACGCCGCGAAGTGCTGCGCGACCGCGAGGGTAATCCGCTATAGCGCCCGGAAGATTCTTCCACACACACGCACGACTTCGTCATTCCCGCGCAGGCGGGAATCCATATTGGCCGACGCTTCGATTTTACGGCCTAGCTTCGAGATAATGGATCCCCGCCTTCGCGGGGATGACGAAGCGCCGCATAAAGGCTCTATTGGTTCAGAGCGGGTTCAACGCGCGAACGTCAGACGACCGGCATCCCTGAGGAGAATTTCGTGAATTTGCGACTTAGCGCCCTGGCGCTCGCCCCTGCCCTGATCGCCGCGGCGCCCGCCGCAGTCGCACCGGGCGAGCTCGGCCTCGTCCAGAAACATCTGCAATCGGTGCAGAGCATGACGGCCAATTTCACGCAGACCGATCGCGCCAACAAGGTGCTGACCGGCGTGCTGACGCTGAAGAAGCCGGGCAAGATCCGCTTCCAGTACGAAAAGGGCGTGCCGATCCTGATCGTCGGCGACGGCAAGGCGTTGACCTTCATCGACTATTCGGTGCGGCAGGTGCAGCGCTGGCCGATCGGCAACTCGCCGCTGGCCGTGCTGCTCGATCCATCGCGTGACATGACTCGGTTCGCCAAGGTCGTGCCCGGCGTGGATCCCCGGATCATCTCGGTCGAGGCGAACGACCCCAAGCATCCCGAATATGGCCGCATCACCTTGGTGTTCCTGCGTAGCACGTCGGCTCCGGGTGGACTGATGCTGCAGGGCTGGGTCGCACTGGACAGTCAGAACAACCGGACGACGATCCGGCTGACCAATCAGCGCTTTAACGCGCCTGTTAGCGACGGAACGTTCCGCTGGAACGATCCACGGCGTGCATCCGGGCCGAAATAACGTTTCATTCATATTGGCGACAGGTTCACTGTCCTAATTATGCCTGGCGGATGAGGGGCGGTTCGAGATTTCCCCCCTGTTGCTCGAATTGTCAGCCCCCATCCTGCCTGCGTGACGAACGCTAGGTCGGCCCTCGCTCCATGCCCCCGGAGCGGGGGCCTTTCCTTTTTCAAGTATGTAGCAGTGCACTGGCGCCGGCCGGATCGCGTAGCTACATGCTCCGCCATGGCGGACACGCTCAAGATCGTTTCCTGGAACATCAATTCGGTGCGGTTCCGCATCGAGATCGTCGAACGCTTCCTGCGCGACGTGCAGCCGCATGTGCTATGCCTGCAAGAAACCAAGGTGGTCGACGGCGACTTCCCGACCGCGCCGTTTCGCGCGCTCGGCTACGACCAGATCATCCTGCACGGGCAGAAGATGCATCACGGCGTGGCGATCATCAGCCGCGTGCCGATCGTGGAGGACGATCGCTACGACTGGCAGGCGAACATGGAGGCACGGCATGTCGGCGTGCGGCTGCCCAATGGCGTGCGCCTCGACAACGTCTATGTGCCGGCGGGGGGCGACGTTCCCGACCGCGAGGTGAATGCGAAATTCGGGCAGAAGCTGGATTTCGTCGACCGCATGACGCGCTGGTCGGCCGAGCTTGCCACCCCGACGATCTTGACCGGCGATTTTAACATCGCACCGCTCGAGGCCGATGTGTGGAGCCACAAGCAATTGCTGAACGTCGTCAGTCACACGCCGATCGAGGTGGCGGCGCTGAATGCGCTCAAGGCGTCCAATTCCTGGGTCGATCTCGGGCGGCACTTCCATCCCTCGCCGGCGCGGTTGCACACCTGGTGGAGCTACCGCTCGCCCGATTTCACCGCCAACGACCGCGGGCGGCGGCTCGACCATATGTGGGCGACCGCCGACGTGGCAGCGACGGCGCAGGCGCACACCGTGTTCGAAGACTGCCGCAGCTGGCTGAAACCCTCCGATCATGTGCCGATCATGACCGAGTTCGCCTGTTGAGCGATGCGCAGCAGACGGCGCTTGCGATCGACGCCTTGCGCCGTGGGTGGCCGGTGGCGATCAGCGGATCGGACGGCACGTTGGCGCTGCTGCCGATCGAGACCGCCGATCCGGTCCGGCTGGCGGCATTCGACCGGGCGGGAACCGCAGCCGTCTTGTTGTCGGCGGGCCGCGCGCTGACGCTCAAGCTCGCCAATCAACGCGCCGCGGCGGTGCCCGATGCCCCGGTCCTCGTCGAGCGCGCGCCGTGGCTCGACTTCGCCACCGCCACGGCGCTGGCCGACCCGCAATTGGACCTCCAAACGCCGCTCAAGGGACCTTTCCGCGCCATCCCACTGGCCGAGAGCGAGGCGGGGGCCGCCGCATTGCGCCTCGCGCGAATCGGCGGCGTGCTACCGGCATTCTTCGCGGTCCCTGGTGGCACCGCCGCGCTGAGCATCACGGTCGACGACATCGCCCAGCATGAGGATGCCGCGCGCCTCGCCATCGCCACCCGCGCGCGCCTGCCCGTGGCCGGCGCGGAGACGGCGGAGATCGTCGCGTTCCGCACGCCCGAAATGCCAGGCGAACATATTGCGCTGCTGATCGGCGCGCCCAACGGTCAGCCGCCGCTGGTTCGGCTGCATAGCGAATGCCTAACCGGCGATGTACTGGGCAGCCTGAAATGCGATTGCGGGCCGCAGTTAGATGCCGCGATCGCTGCGATCACCGCGAGCGGCTGGGGCATCCTGCTGTATCTGCGGCAAGAGGGCCGCGGCATCGGGCTGATCAACAAATTGCGCGCCTATGCGCTGCAGGATCAGGGGTTCGATACGGTCGACGCCAATACCCGGCTGGGCTTTGCGGTCGACTCGCGCAACTTCCGGGTTGCCGCGCGGATGCTCGAGCTGCTCGGGCAACGCGAAGTGCGCTTGCTGACCAACAATCCCGAAAAAGTCGCGCAGCTCGAAGGTGCGGGTGTGTCGGTGGTCGAGCGCGTGCCGCATTTCCTACCCGCCAACCCGCATAATGAGCGCTATCTGGCGACCAAACGCGACCGCACCGGCCATCAGCTGTGACCTGCCGGTGAGCAAGCGCGCAAAACCGTCGCGCCAGTTGATCGTCGTGTTCGGCGCCCCCGTCCGCGCGGATGGCCGGCCAAGCCCGACATTGCGGCGGCGGATCGATTATGCCGCGGGTGCGGCCGCCCGCTTCCCCAACGCCGATCTGTTCTGTTCGGGTGCCGCCGGCCGCGTGGGACCGTCAGAAGCGTCGGTGATGGCCGAAATCCTCGCCAAGACCGTCGACCCCGCACGGTTGCATCTCGACGAGGAGAGTGTGGACACCTTGACGTCAGTCCGTGCCGCTGCCGCCTATTTCCGCGCCGGAGGCTATGATCAGTGCATCAGTTGCACCGACCGCTATCATCAGGCGCGGACGATGATGCTGTTCGCCTTCTACGGCATTCGTGCACGGCCAGTGATGTTCTACCGCGACGATGTCCGCACGGCGGCGTGGTGGCGGATGCGCGCGCGCGAGGGCGCAGCCTTGCCGTACGACTTCGTCGCCGGACTCGGCGCGCGAGCGCGCGATCTGCTGCGGCGACGCTAGGCGATCAGCCGAGCAACGTCATCGAAGTCGTGCGCGATGTGCGTGACCCCGACGGCACGCAGGCGATCGGCGTGGTCGGGCGCGCAATGCGTGCCGGCGCACAGGCCGATCACCGTCGCCCCCGAAGCGACGGCAGCCGTCGCACCGACGACCGAATCCTCCAGGATGACGCACTCGGCGATCGGCACGCCCAGAACCTGGGCCGCGTGCCAATACAGATCGGGCGCCGGCTTGCCGCGCGCGACATGTTCCTTGCCACTGAAGATCATCGGCTCGAACGCATCGCGCAAGCCAAGGTGATCGAGGTGCGTGCGAATCCAGTGCGTCGAGCTCGACGAGGCGATCGCGCGGGGCAGGGCGGCGGGCAGCGCACGCACGAAGTCGATCGCACCGGCGACGGCACCGATCCCATCGCGCAACACCCGTTCGTTCTCGGCCTCGCGCTCGGCATGGAAGTCATCGGGCACGGTACGCCCGATCCAGCGCTCGATCGCGCCCAGGAAATCGGCGCCGGACAGGCCCATGAAATTGGCCATCGACTGTTCGGCGCTGGTCGGGTGCCCGATACGCGTCAGATAATCGGCAATCTGCATGTTGCCGGCGAATTCGCTCTCCAGCAGCACGCCGTCGAAATCGAAGATGATCGCGGCATAAAGGTTGGCGGTGGCGGCGGTCATGCGCGTGCTCCGAACAAAGCGGTGCCGACCCGGACATGCGTGGCCCCAATGGTCACCGCGGTTTCGACATCGCTCGACATGCCCATGCTGAGCCCGGCCAGGCCGTGGTCACGCGCCATCGCGGCGAGCAGCGCGAAATAGGGGGCGGGCTCGAGGTCCGCCGGCGGAATCGCCATCAGGCCGGCGACGGGCAAGCCCACCTCGTGCGCCAGGGTGATCAATGCCGGCAGTTCCGCGATCGGGCAGCCGCCCTTTTGCGGTTCATCGCCGATATTGACCTGCACGAAGCAATCGGGACGCTTGTCGAGCCGGTCCATCGCCTTGCCCAGTGCCGTCACCAGCGAGGGACGATCGACCGAATGAATCGAATCGAACAAGGCGACGGCTTCCTCCGCCTTGTTGGATTGCAGCTGCCCGATCAGGTGGAGCACGACGCCGGGATAGGCTTTGGCCAACGCCGGCCACTTGCCCGCCGCCTCCTGCACGCGATTCTCACCGAAATGGCGCTGCCCGACCTCCAGCAAGGGCTGGATCGCGGTGGCATCCTGCGTTTTGGAAACCGCGATCAGGGTCACGTCCTCAGCCTTGCGGCGGGCAAGGCCGGCGGCATGCTGGATCTGCTGACGCACGGCGGCGAGGGCGGTGGTGGGATCGTATGATGACATCGCCGCCGCTATAGGGTGCGGTGTGCGCCCCCGCCACCCTGCCCCGCCCAAGACGCTGCCGCGATTGTGGCTGATGACCGACGAACGCGTCGGCACCGAATTGTTCGCGATGCTGGAGGCCTTGCCGGCGGGCGCCGGTATCATCTTCCGGCACTATGCCACGCCCCCGGCAGAGCGCCGGGCGCTGTTTGCCGCGATCGCCGCGATCGCCCGGCGCCGGCGGCTGGTGCTCATCCGCGCCGGCAAGACCAGGATGCCGGGGGAAGACGGCGTGCACGGCGCCGCGCGATTGCACGGCAGCGCCATTCGCACCTGGCCGGCGCATACCCGGAGCGAGGCGCTTGCCGGCCGCAGGGCAGGGGCCGACCTGCTGCTGGTATCGCCAGTGTTCGCCACCCGCTCGCATCCCGGCAAGAAGCCGCTGGGCCCGCTACGTGCGGCTGCCATCATGCAGGGACTGGATGTGCCGGCCGTCGCGCTGGGCGGCATGCAGGCACGCCGACACCGGCGACTGGCGAATCTGGGATTTTACGGCTGGGCGGCGATCGATGCCTGGCGCCCGACGCGCGATCAGAAGCGGAAGGCAGTGCCGATATAAACGGCCTGGCTGTCGAGACGATCGTCCTTCAGCCGCTCCAACCGGTCACGCTCGCTCTTGTAGCGCACGCCGGCGGTCACGTCGAAGTTGCGCGTCAACGAATAGGAGCCGCCGACGTCCAGCGCATAGGCCGGTGCATCCTCGACCAATTTGGGCGTGCCCGC contains:
- a CDS encoding FtsK/SpoIIIE family DNA translocase, translated to MASRARPALWRETVKAGAVRSSALLAALALFTATIVMVIALASYHSGDPSLNTASRGPAENWLGLPGAWFADLALTLFGPAVVLLVPVAPVMAMRLWRNEPTGRWGWMLGGAAIGTVLVGTALAFMSGSSVLALPAGWGGVLGLGITDILRWGMDFIGDPVAILWTGRGLGLLAAIIGAIVWARSLQIDLSRRRLPRLPAFRGAAVVPATTPFGEPVTVEPEPARKAVPAPRAVAIPDERPGPVIADRTLAPSVAKPKAKQERLDLRDNNYRLPAIELLIPAPPSAGGPIDKAALERNARLLESVLDDFHVKGSIVEVRPGPVVTMYELEPASGIKASRVIQLADDIARNMSAISARVATIPGRTVIGIELPNAKREMVGLQELIGSQSFEDQAASLPLVLGKNIAGDPVIADLAPMPHLLVAGTTGSGKSVGLNCMILSLLYRLTPDQCRMIMIDPKMLELSMYEDIPHLLSPVVTDPAKAVRALKWAVEQMEDRYRQMSSVGVRSLASFNEKVRAAKAKGQPLGRKVQCGYSDTGQPIYEEETLDFVPLPQIVVIVDELADLMMTAGKEVEFLIQRLAQKARAAGIHLIMATQRPSVDVITGVIKANLPTRISFHVTSKIDSRTILGEQGAEQLLGKGDMLYMPGGRGVVRVHGPFVSDDEVRAVADHWRAQGQPDYIQSVTEEPEESFIMDGAPTGEDSTEDQQYRSAIQLVVESQKASTSWLQRQLRIGYNSAARLIERMEKDGVVGRPDHVGRREVLRDREGNPL
- a CDS encoding LolA family protein, with the translated sequence MNLRLSALALAPALIAAAPAAVAPGELGLVQKHLQSVQSMTANFTQTDRANKVLTGVLTLKKPGKIRFQYEKGVPILIVGDGKALTFIDYSVRQVQRWPIGNSPLAVLLDPSRDMTRFAKVVPGVDPRIISVEANDPKHPEYGRITLVFLRSTSAPGGLMLQGWVALDSQNNRTTIRLTNQRFNAPVSDGTFRWNDPRRASGPK
- a CDS encoding exodeoxyribonuclease III, translated to MADTLKIVSWNINSVRFRIEIVERFLRDVQPHVLCLQETKVVDGDFPTAPFRALGYDQIILHGQKMHHGVAIISRVPIVEDDRYDWQANMEARHVGVRLPNGVRLDNVYVPAGGDVPDREVNAKFGQKLDFVDRMTRWSAELATPTILTGDFNIAPLEADVWSHKQLLNVVSHTPIEVAALNALKASNSWVDLGRHFHPSPARLHTWWSYRSPDFTANDRGRRLDHMWATADVAATAQAHTVFEDCRSWLKPSDHVPIMTEFAC
- the ribA gene encoding GTP cyclohydrolase II, which codes for MSDAQQTALAIDALRRGWPVAISGSDGTLALLPIETADPVRLAAFDRAGTAAVLLSAGRALTLKLANQRAAAVPDAPVLVERAPWLDFATATALADPQLDLQTPLKGPFRAIPLAESEAGAAALRLARIGGVLPAFFAVPGGTAALSITVDDIAQHEDAARLAIATRARLPVAGAETAEIVAFRTPEMPGEHIALLIGAPNGQPPLVRLHSECLTGDVLGSLKCDCGPQLDAAIAAITASGWGILLYLRQEGRGIGLINKLRAYALQDQGFDTVDANTRLGFAVDSRNFRVAARMLELLGQREVRLLTNNPEKVAQLEGAGVSVVERVPHFLPANPHNERYLATKRDRTGHQL
- a CDS encoding YdcF family protein, giving the protein MSKRAKPSRQLIVVFGAPVRADGRPSPTLRRRIDYAAGAAARFPNADLFCSGAAGRVGPSEASVMAEILAKTVDPARLHLDEESVDTLTSVRAAAAYFRAGGYDQCISCTDRYHQARTMMLFAFYGIRARPVMFYRDDVRTAAWWRMRAREGAALPYDFVAGLGARARDLLRRR
- a CDS encoding HAD family hydrolase; protein product: MTAATANLYAAIIFDFDGVLLESEFAGNMQIADYLTRIGHPTSAEQSMANFMGLSGADFLGAIERWIGRTVPDDFHAEREAENERVLRDGIGAVAGAIDFVRALPAALPRAIASSSSTHWIRTHLDHLGLRDAFEPMIFSGKEHVARGKPAPDLYWHAAQVLGVPIAECVILEDSVVGATAAVASGATVIGLCAGTHCAPDHADRLRAVGVTHIAHDFDDVARLIA
- a CDS encoding YggS family pyridoxal phosphate-dependent enzyme gives rise to the protein MSSYDPTTALAAVRQQIQHAAGLARRKAEDVTLIAVSKTQDATAIQPLLEVGQRHFGENRVQEAAGKWPALAKAYPGVVLHLIGQLQSNKAEEAVALFDSIHSVDRPSLVTALGKAMDRLDKRPDCFVQVNIGDEPQKGGCPIAELPALITLAHEVGLPVAGLMAIPPADLEPAPYFALLAAMARDHGLAGLSMGMSSDVETAVTIGATHVRVGTALFGARA
- a CDS encoding thiamine phosphate synthase, yielding MRPRHPAPPKTLPRLWLMTDERVGTELFAMLEALPAGAGIIFRHYATPPAERRALFAAIAAIARRRRLVLIRAGKTRMPGEDGVHGAARLHGSAIRTWPAHTRSEALAGRRAGADLLLVSPVFATRSHPGKKPLGPLRAAAIMQGLDVPAVALGGMQARRHRRLANLGFYGWAAIDAWRPTRDQKRKAVPI